TGCTAACGCCAGCGTGCTGGTACAGCTGGTCTTGCTGCTACTGCTGCTGGTGTCGCTGATATCCTGGTGGTACATATTCATCAAGATGTTCGTCATCAGTCGCGCTATCCGGCGCACCGAGGATTTCGAAAAGGACTTCTGGAGCGGCAAGGACTTGAACAGCCTATATCAAGCCGTAGTGAACGCGCGGCGCCGCGCGGGCAGCCTGGAAAGAATCTTTGAAGCGGGCTTCCGCGAATTTGCCAAGTTCAAGCACCAGAGGGGCGTGGACATCAGCGTGGTGATGGACGGCACGCGGCGCGCCATGACCGCAACCTACCAAAGGGAGATAGACCGCCTGGAAACCCATTTGTCGTTTCTCGCAACGGTGGGATCGGTGAGCCCTTATGTCGGGCTGTTTGGCACTGTGTGGGGAATCATGAACGCTTTCCGTGGTCTTTCCAATGTGGCGCAAGCCACACTTGCGCACGTGGCACCCGGGATAGCGGAAGCGCTTGTGGCCACCGCCATGGGGTTGTTCGCCGCGATACCTGCGGTGGTGGCTTACAACCGCTATGCGCGCGACATTGAACGCCTTGCGATCCGCTTTGAAAGCTTCATGGAAGAGTTTTCGAATATTCTGCAGAGGCAGACGCACGTATGAGGGAACGTCGCCAGGGACTCCGCCTGATGAATCAAATTAACGTCGTCCCTTATATTGATGTGATGCTGGTCCTGCTGGTCATCTTCATGATTACCGCGCCGCTCATCAATCCCGGGGAAATCGACCTGCCGCAAATCGGCAAATCGCTGACTCCGCCGGTCGCGCCATTGGAAGTTGGCATTAAGGCCAATAACACGCTACTTTTGCGCGACCGGTCGATTTCTCCATCGGAACGCGTGGTGTCCAGGGAAGAACTGATTCAGGCGATCAAAGTGAAGCAGAGCAAAAATCCCGACCAGCCGGTGGTAATCGCAGCGGATAAGAACGTGCGGTACGAAGACGTATTAAAGGTAATGGATATGTTGCAGCAAAATCAGGTGAAAAAAATCGGACTGTTGGTAAAGCCGAGGTCTGGGTGATGCGTTTCACTGGCGAGCCGGAGCCGGGTCGGGGCGCCGCAGCTTTTCTCGCGATACTCATGCACGTCCTGTTTCTAGGATTGCTGGTATTCGGCCTGAGCTGGCAAAGCAGATATCCACAAGTGACCACCGTTGATCTATGGAGCAATCTTCCTGCGCCGCCCCGGCCGGTCGTGCTGCCGCAACCTCCTCATGAAATCGAAGCTGCTCCTCCGCCAAAACCGCAAGTGAAGCCTGAACCTGTGCCCGAGGCAAAGCCGGAAGCAAAACCGGAGCCGAAGCCGGAACCGATCAATCCAGATATTCTTTTAAGACAAAAAGCTGAAAAAGAAAAGGCCGAAAAGGAAAAAGCGGAAAAAGAAGAAGCGGAGAAACTTAAGCTCGAGCAGCAGAAAATCGCCGAAAACAAGCGCAAGATCGAAGCTGAGCAACAAAGCTTTGTCAAAGAGCAGTTGGCCAAGGAAGATGAGGCTTTGCAGTTGCAGCGGGATAAGGAGAATGCAATTCAACAACTGCAGGCCGATCAACAAGCCGCACAAAGTCGCCTGATTGCAGACTACATAAATAAAATCCAGGCCAAGATTCGAAGCTATGTCGTGGTGCCGCCCGACATGAAAGGCAACCCACAGGCAGTATACAAGGTGGTTCTGCTTCCGGACGGCGAAGTATTAAGCGCGCAAATGGAGAAAAGCAGCGGTTTCCCCGCGTATGACAACTCGATTGAGCGCGCCATATATAATGCGCAGCCGCTGCCGCTTCCTTCCGATCCTACCCAGTTCCCAAATTTCCGTGTCCTTGATTTGCGGTTCCGCCCCAACGATTGAGAGCCTCTAACACGGTGAAGCGAATCGTGCCACGGCGTCGGTTTCGGGTACAGGCTGCGCAGCGGGCGGCGAAGTTGGATTGCTCTCCAACAAGCGCCAAGCGGCTGGGGCACGGGGTGAAAACCGTGCCGCTCCGCAGGGTTGCGGCAAAAAAAGCGCGCTTGCTTTGTTACTTGGCTCGATCGATGTTCCAGCATAAAACGCGCTTGGCGTTGCGCGTCCATTGCTTTCCTGTAGGGCAAATCCGTTTCAGTGTGTCAGAGGCTGTTCCTCTACGCTATAATGGCGCGCAATGACCTTTAAAACCATCAAGCGCATTCATGCGAGGTCCGCGCTGAGTGGCGCTTTGGCAATAATAATTTTCCCACTGTTGTTTTTTTGCGCGGGCCCGCTTCGCGCGGAACTCACCATTGAGATCATCGGTGGTGGGGCGACGCAGATTCCAATCGCGATAGTCCCGTTTGCGGGAGAACAGGGGCTGCCACAAAACATTACCCAAGTTGTCGGTGCCGATCTGGTGCGCAGCGGGCTGTTCAAGCTAGTGGACACGGGCGGCATCACCCCGTTGCCGGCGGAATTCAGCGATGTACATTTTTCCGACTGGAAGGCGCGGAACGCAGATGCGTTGGTCATCGGTTCGGTCAGACCGCAGCCCGACGGCAAGCTGGAAGTGCGATTCCGTCTTTTGGATGTGACCAAGCAAGTGCAACTCGCGGGATACAGCTACAGCGTCGTCGTTGCGCAATTGCGTCTTACGGCGCACAAAATCGCCGACGTGGTTTATGAGAAACTCACCGGGGATCCGGGCGTTTTCAGCACCAAAATCTGTTATGTGCTAAGACAGCCCAATAAGTACGAACTGCAAATTGCCGATGCTGACGGCTACAATTCCCAGACTATAGTCACTTCGCACGAATCCATCATTTCGCCTGCATGGTCGCCTGATGGCACGCGGATCGCCTATGTGTCGTTCGAGCGCGGACGGGCGATCGTTTACGTGCAATCGCTTTTAACGGGACAACGTACATTGATAGCGAATTATCCGGGCAGCAATAGCGCGCCGGCTTGGGCTCCAGACGGCAAGCGTCTCGCGATCGTGCTCACCAAGGACGGCCCGTCGCAAATCTATTTGGTGAATCCCGATGGCAGCGGTTTGCGGCGCATCACGTACAGCGACGCAATTGACACCGAGCCCAATTTTTCAAGCGACGGCAAATGGATCATATTCACCTCGGACCGCGGTGGATCGCCGCAAATATACCGTATGACCGCAGGCGGCGGGACACCTGAGCGCCTTACTTTCGAAGGCAATTACAACGTGTCTCCGCGCTTCAGCCCGGATGGGAAAAGTTTTGTCTTTATCCAGGAAGGCACTGATGGGCGTTTCAATGTGGCGGTAGAAGATTTGGCGACGCGTCAAGTGCAGGTGCTGACGAATTCCTTGCTCAATGAATCGCCGACCTACGCTCCGAACGGCAAAATTATCCTTTACGCAACGGTAAACAACGGGCGTGGTATATTGGCAGCGGTTTCAAGTGATGGTAGAGTGAAAGAACGTCTCACTGTTCAGACTGGAGACATACGCGAACCCTCGTGGGGCCCTTTTTTGAAAGCGCAATAGCAACTTCCCGTTTTAAATCAACGAAAGGAGACACAAAATGAAGAAATCCGTGTTCATTATATTGCTGGCGGGCCTGCTTGCCGCTTGCGCCAGCAAAGAAGCGAAACAAGAATCGCAGGAAACACAACCCGAGATGGGCGTTGCCAAGGGCACAACCCAGACCTTTGGCGAGCAGCCAGCGGCCCAGCCCGTAGCTCAAGCGCCCGGCATGCCGACTGACCGCAGCGTTCATTTTGACTTCGATAAGTCAAACATCAAGCAGGAGTACGTACTGGTGGTGCAGACAAATGCGGAATATATGGCCGGTAACGCCTCTGCCCGAGTCACCGTACAGGGTAATTGCGATGAGCGCGGCAGCCGCGAATACAATTTGGGGCTCGGCCAGCGCCGCGCCGATTCGGTCAAGCAAGCGCTGATAGCGGCGGGTGCCTCTGGAAGTAACATCCAGACCGTTAGCTTTGGCAAGGAAAAACCGGTTTGCACCGAGCATAACGAGCAGTGCTGGTGGCGCAATCGCCGGGCCGACATCGTCTATCAAGGCGAGTAACCCGTTTTGCGATTCTCGGTTTTGTTTAGCGCCGCGCTCGTCGCGGCTGCGGCGGGTTGTGCCGGTTTAACAACGGACGACGAAGCGCGCAGGAGAATCGATCAGCAACAACAGCAGATTGTTGAGCTGCAGACTCAAAATCATGCTTTAGAAACGCGCGTCATGAGGCTCGAGCAGGCCGCGAAAAACCAGGGTCTTCTCGACCTGCTCACGCAAATACAAGCGTTAAAAGTCGATCTCGACAAGCTCAGGGGTCAAATCGAAGTCCAGGCGAACGATATTGAATCAATTGAAAAGCGACAAAAGGACTTTTACGTCGACTTGGACACGCGGCTACGCCGCTTGGAACAGAGTTCGCAGACGCTCGCGCCGGCGCCGGAGACCGGGGGTGCGAAGCCTGGAAAACCGGGCGGCGCCAATGCTGAAACGGAAACCAAGAGTTATGAGACCGCTTATAATCTTTTCAAGGCTGGGAATTACGCGGGAGCCGTAACGGCGTTTCAGAATTTCATTAAGGAGTACC
The Burkholderiales bacterium DNA segment above includes these coding regions:
- the tolQ gene encoding protein TolQ, which produces MVANASVLVQLVLLLLLLVSLISWWYIFIKMFVISRAIRRTEDFEKDFWSGKDLNSLYQAVVNARRRAGSLERIFEAGFREFAKFKHQRGVDISVVMDGTRRAMTATYQREIDRLETHLSFLATVGSVSPYVGLFGTVWGIMNAFRGLSNVAQATLAHVAPGIAEALVATAMGLFAAIPAVVAYNRYARDIERLAIRFESFMEEFSNILQRQTHV
- a CDS encoding ExbD/TolR family protein, producing MRERRQGLRLMNQINVVPYIDVMLVLLVIFMITAPLINPGEIDLPQIGKSLTPPVAPLEVGIKANNTLLLRDRSISPSERVVSREELIQAIKVKQSKNPDQPVVIAADKNVRYEDVLKVMDMLQQNQVKKIGLLVKPRSG
- the tolA gene encoding cell envelope integrity protein TolA, encoding MRFTGEPEPGRGAAAFLAILMHVLFLGLLVFGLSWQSRYPQVTTVDLWSNLPAPPRPVVLPQPPHEIEAAPPPKPQVKPEPVPEAKPEAKPEPKPEPINPDILLRQKAEKEKAEKEKAEKEEAEKLKLEQQKIAENKRKIEAEQQSFVKEQLAKEDEALQLQRDKENAIQQLQADQQAAQSRLIADYINKIQAKIRSYVVVPPDMKGNPQAVYKVVLLPDGEVLSAQMEKSSGFPAYDNSIERAIYNAQPLPLPSDPTQFPNFRVLDLRFRPND
- the tolB gene encoding Tol-Pal system beta propeller repeat protein TolB, producing MTFKTIKRIHARSALSGALAIIIFPLLFFCAGPLRAELTIEIIGGGATQIPIAIVPFAGEQGLPQNITQVVGADLVRSGLFKLVDTGGITPLPAEFSDVHFSDWKARNADALVIGSVRPQPDGKLEVRFRLLDVTKQVQLAGYSYSVVVAQLRLTAHKIADVVYEKLTGDPGVFSTKICYVLRQPNKYELQIADADGYNSQTIVTSHESIISPAWSPDGTRIAYVSFERGRAIVYVQSLLTGQRTLIANYPGSNSAPAWAPDGKRLAIVLTKDGPSQIYLVNPDGSGLRRITYSDAIDTEPNFSSDGKWIIFTSDRGGSPQIYRMTAGGGTPERLTFEGNYNVSPRFSPDGKSFVFIQEGTDGRFNVAVEDLATRQVQVLTNSLLNESPTYAPNGKIILYATVNNGRGILAAVSSDGRVKERLTVQTGDIREPSWGPFLKAQ
- the pal gene encoding peptidoglycan-associated lipoprotein Pal; this encodes MKKSVFIILLAGLLAACASKEAKQESQETQPEMGVAKGTTQTFGEQPAAQPVAQAPGMPTDRSVHFDFDKSNIKQEYVLVVQTNAEYMAGNASARVTVQGNCDERGSREYNLGLGQRRADSVKQALIAAGASGSNIQTVSFGKEKPVCTEHNEQCWWRNRRADIVYQGE
- the ybgF gene encoding tol-pal system protein YbgF, which translates into the protein MRFSVLFSAALVAAAAGCAGLTTDDEARRRIDQQQQQIVELQTQNHALETRVMRLEQAAKNQGLLDLLTQIQALKVDLDKLRGQIEVQANDIESIEKRQKDFYVDLDTRLRRLEQSSQTLAPAPETGGAKPGKPGGANAETETKSYETAYNLFKAGNYAGAVTAFQNFIKEYPSSNLASSAQYWIGNAYFAQRDFKNAIASQQKLLDVYPDSSKAPDAMLNIASSQQELGNDTAAKKTLKELIAKYPVSDAADKAKKRLSAIK